Proteins encoded by one window of Halorubrum ruber:
- the gatE gene encoding Glu-tRNA(Gln) amidotransferase subunit GatE, with protein sequence MSTDATPEYDYEELGLVAGLEIHQQLDTETKLFCDSPTVERDPEESDRSITRKLHPTKSELGELDDAAMEESRVDREFTYLAYDTTCLVEEDDEPPRRVDGEALAVALQIADLLDLSVVDQAHVMRKLVIDGSNTSGFQRSILLGQDGEIETESGSVSVVDLMLEEESAKRVEETDDGVVYSLDRLGVPLVEIGTGPDIRSPEGARQAAERIGMLLRSTGAVKRGLGTIRQDVNVSIADGARVEVKGVQDLQGIEDIVRGEVGRQAELLEIREELRERDASVGDVADVTDVFADTESGVIRGALDSGGKVTAVPLFGFDGLVGRELQPDRRLGTELSDHAKRHGAGGVFHTDELPAYGVTEAEVDALRDAVGAGEDDAVALVAADPETADLAIEAAAERAETAIEGVPEETRGANDDGTTRYLRPLPGAARMYPETDVPPVEPDPSDVETPELLDEKAERYAEEFGLDAGLAEQVAFGQRFPLFETAVERGVDPTFAASTLESTTTEIRREGAPVETLTDDHFLALFDLVEDGDLAKEGVPEVLTTLAENPSLSAAEAVEEAGLSGVSEEEVREAVVEVVERNADQIEAEGMGAFSGLMGEAMGALRGKADGEVVSDVLREEIGKRS encoded by the coding sequence ATGAGTACGGACGCGACCCCCGAGTACGACTACGAGGAGCTGGGGCTCGTCGCCGGGCTGGAGATCCACCAGCAGCTCGACACCGAGACGAAGCTGTTCTGCGACTCCCCGACCGTCGAGCGCGACCCCGAGGAGTCCGACCGGTCGATCACCCGCAAGCTCCACCCGACGAAGAGCGAGTTGGGCGAGCTCGACGACGCCGCGATGGAGGAGAGCCGCGTCGACCGCGAGTTCACCTACCTCGCGTACGACACCACCTGCCTCGTCGAGGAGGACGACGAGCCGCCGCGGCGCGTCGACGGCGAGGCGCTCGCGGTGGCGCTCCAGATCGCCGACCTGCTCGACCTCTCCGTCGTCGACCAGGCCCACGTCATGCGGAAGCTCGTCATCGACGGCTCGAACACCTCCGGGTTCCAGCGCTCGATCCTCCTCGGACAGGACGGCGAGATCGAGACGGAGTCGGGGTCGGTGTCGGTCGTCGACCTCATGCTCGAAGAGGAGTCCGCGAAGCGCGTCGAGGAGACCGACGACGGCGTCGTCTACTCGCTCGACCGGTTGGGGGTGCCCCTCGTCGAGATCGGCACGGGGCCGGACATCCGCAGCCCCGAGGGCGCGCGACAGGCCGCGGAGCGGATCGGGATGCTGCTGCGCTCGACGGGCGCGGTGAAGCGCGGGCTCGGCACGATCCGCCAGGACGTGAACGTCTCCATCGCGGACGGCGCCCGCGTCGAGGTGAAGGGGGTTCAGGACCTCCAAGGGATCGAGGACATCGTCCGCGGCGAGGTCGGACGGCAGGCCGAACTCCTGGAGATCCGCGAGGAACTCCGGGAGCGCGACGCGAGCGTCGGCGACGTCGCCGACGTGACCGACGTCTTCGCCGACACCGAGTCCGGCGTCATCCGCGGCGCGCTCGACTCCGGCGGGAAGGTGACGGCGGTCCCCCTCTTCGGCTTCGACGGGCTCGTCGGCCGCGAGCTCCAGCCGGACCGCCGGCTCGGCACGGAGCTCTCGGACCACGCGAAGCGCCACGGCGCGGGCGGAGTCTTCCACACCGACGAGCTGCCGGCGTACGGCGTCACCGAGGCGGAGGTCGACGCCCTCCGCGACGCGGTCGGCGCGGGCGAGGACGACGCGGTCGCCCTCGTCGCGGCCGACCCGGAGACCGCCGACCTCGCGATCGAGGCGGCCGCCGAGCGCGCCGAGACCGCGATCGAGGGCGTCCCGGAGGAGACCCGCGGCGCGAACGACGACGGGACCACGCGCTACCTCCGCCCACTCCCGGGCGCGGCGCGGATGTACCCCGAGACGGACGTGCCGCCGGTCGAGCCGGACCCCTCCGACGTGGAGACGCCCGAACTCCTCGACGAGAAGGCGGAGCGGTACGCCGAGGAGTTCGGGCTCGACGCCGGCCTCGCCGAGCAGGTGGCGTTCGGCCAGCGGTTCCCCCTCTTCGAAACCGCGGTCGAGCGCGGCGTCGACCCCACCTTCGCGGCCTCGACGCTGGAGTCGACGACGACGGAGATCCGTCGTGAGGGGGCTCCCGTCGAGACCCTCACCGACGACCACTTCCTCGCCCTCTTCGACCTCGTCGAGGACGGCGACCTCGCGAAGGAGGGCGTCCCCGAGGTGCTGACGACGCTCGCGGAGAATCCCTCGCTGTCCGCGGCCGAGGCCGTCGAGGAGGCGGGCCTGTCGGGCGTGAGCGAAGAGGAGGTCCGCGAGGCGGTCGTGGAGGTCGTCGAGCGGAACGCCGACCAGATCGAGGCCGAGGGGATGGGCGCGTTCTCCGGGCTGATGGGCGAGGCGATGGGCGCGCTCCGCGGGAAGGCCGACGGCGAGGTCGTCTCCGACGTGTTACGCGAGGAGATCGGCAAGCGGTCGTAG
- the purF gene encoding amidophosphoribosyltransferase, with product MNAGGDYGGDEPREKCGVVGVSLEDREAARPLYYALYALQHRGQESAGIVTHDGFQQHSHVERGLVGDAFEAGDLASLSGGTGIGHVRYPTAGSLDKSCAQPFSVSFKSGSLGLSHNGNLVNADEVREELAAAGHAFTSDGDTEVIAHDLARNLLEEDLVRAVKHTMNRIHGSYSLAITHDDTVLGVRDPLGNRPLCLGKIDGGYVIASESAAIDTLDGELIRDVRPGELVVLDPDGTGYDTYQLVERESTAHCFFEHVYFARPDSVIDESLVYEVRRKLGRKLWEESGVESDVVMPVPDSGRAFASGYVDAAGETTADGEPRAADDGGVEFAEGLMKNRYVGRTFIMPTQDERERAVRLKLNPIRSTVEGKSVTIIDDSIVRGTTSTQLVELVREAGAEEVHLRIGAPPILAPCYFGIDMATRDELIAADASTEEIRQEVGADSLSYLSIDAVAEALGESRADLCLGCVTGEYPFDVEGEATDRDVDAPVSDPTPADD from the coding sequence ATGAACGCCGGTGGGGACTACGGCGGCGACGAACCGCGGGAGAAGTGCGGCGTCGTCGGCGTCTCGCTCGAGGACCGGGAGGCCGCGCGACCGCTGTACTACGCGCTGTACGCGCTCCAACACCGCGGCCAGGAGTCGGCCGGGATCGTCACGCACGACGGGTTCCAGCAGCACAGCCACGTCGAGCGCGGCCTCGTCGGCGACGCCTTCGAGGCGGGGGACCTCGCGTCGCTGTCGGGCGGCACCGGCATCGGTCACGTGCGCTACCCGACAGCGGGGAGCCTCGACAAGAGCTGCGCGCAGCCGTTCTCGGTCTCCTTCAAGTCCGGCTCGCTCGGGCTCTCGCACAACGGGAACCTCGTCAACGCCGACGAGGTGCGCGAGGAGTTAGCGGCGGCGGGCCACGCGTTCACCTCCGACGGCGACACCGAGGTGATCGCCCACGACCTCGCGCGCAACCTCCTCGAAGAGGACCTCGTCCGGGCGGTCAAACATACGATGAACCGCATCCACGGCTCCTACTCGCTGGCGATCACCCACGACGACACCGTCCTCGGCGTCCGGGACCCGCTCGGCAACCGCCCGCTGTGTCTCGGCAAGATCGACGGCGGCTACGTCATCGCCAGCGAGTCGGCCGCCATCGACACGCTCGACGGAGAGCTGATCCGCGACGTCCGCCCCGGCGAGCTCGTCGTCCTCGACCCCGACGGCACCGGCTACGACACGTACCAGCTGGTCGAGCGCGAGTCGACCGCCCACTGCTTCTTCGAACACGTCTACTTCGCCCGCCCCGACTCCGTCATCGACGAGAGCCTCGTCTACGAGGTGCGGCGGAAGCTCGGCCGGAAGCTCTGGGAGGAGTCTGGCGTCGAGTCCGACGTGGTGATGCCTGTCCCCGACTCCGGGCGCGCGTTCGCCTCGGGCTACGTGGACGCCGCGGGCGAGACCACCGCCGACGGCGAGCCGCGGGCGGCCGACGACGGCGGCGTGGAGTTCGCCGAGGGGCTGATGAAGAACCGGTACGTGGGCCGGACGTTCATCATGCCGACGCAGGACGAACGCGAGCGCGCGGTCCGGCTGAAGCTGAACCCGATCCGCTCGACGGTGGAGGGGAAGTCGGTCACCATCATCGACGACTCCATCGTCCGCGGCACGACCTCGACCCAGCTCGTCGAACTGGTGCGCGAGGCGGGCGCCGAGGAGGTCCACCTCCGGATCGGCGCGCCGCCGATCCTCGCGCCCTGCTACTTCGGCATCGACATGGCGACGCGCGACGAGCTGATCGCCGCCGACGCCTCGACCGAGGAGATCCGGCAGGAGGTGGGCGCGGACTCGCTGTCGTACCTCTCGATCGACGCGGTCGCGGAGGCGCTCGGCGAGAGCCGGGCCGACCTCTGTCTCGGCTGCGTCACCGGCGAGTACCCGTTCGACGTCGAGGGCGAGGCGACCGACCGCGACGTCGACGCGCCGGTCTCGGACCCGACACCGGCGGACGATTAG
- the rqcH gene encoding ribosome rescue protein RqcH: MDQKRELSSIDLAALVTELNRYEGAKVDKAYLYDDDLLRLKLRDFDRGRVELMIEVGDIKRAHAADPDHVADAPGRPPNFAKMLRNRLSGADFAGVEQYEFDRILTFEFEREDQNTTLVAELFGQGNVAALDETGEVIGALSTVRLKSRTVAPGSQYEYPASRLNPLDVSRGAFDRHMRESDSDVVRTLATQLNLGGLYAEEVCTRAGVPKETPIEEATDDQLGALHDALARIDERLRSGDVDPRVYEEELSGDEADDRDPRVVDVTPFPLAEHEGLPSVGFDSFNAAVDEYFHRLGSEETDDGEAPADASASRPDFEEEIAKQERIIEQQKGAIEGFEEQAQAERERAELLYAHYDLVDEVISTVREARANEVPWDEIAETLDAGAERGIPAAEAVVDVNGGEGTVTVELEEEGDDGGTVTVELDASEGVEVNADRLYREAKRVEEKKAGAQEAIESTREELEAVKERKREWEEQQAADDGGDGDGGNGEDEEDDEEYETDWLARSSIPIRSPDDWFERFRWFHTSTGYLVIGGRNADQNEELVKKYMGKHDRFFHTQAHGGPVTLLKASGPSESADPVDFSEETLREAAQFAVSYSSDWKDGRGAGDAYMVEPDQVSKTPESGEYIEKGSFVIRGDRTYFEDVACRIAVGVQCEPVTRAIGGPPSAIVDRAAAHITFEPGMYAQNDAAMMAYRNLKKRFNDQSFVRKVASADQLQEFLPPGGSDIVD, encoded by the coding sequence ATGGACCAGAAGCGGGAGCTGTCGAGCATCGACCTCGCCGCGCTCGTCACCGAGCTGAATCGGTACGAGGGCGCGAAGGTCGACAAGGCGTACCTCTACGACGACGACCTGCTCCGGCTGAAGCTGCGCGACTTCGACCGCGGCCGCGTCGAGCTCATGATCGAGGTCGGGGACATCAAACGGGCGCACGCCGCGGACCCAGACCACGTCGCGGACGCGCCGGGGCGCCCGCCGAACTTCGCGAAGATGCTGCGGAACCGGCTGTCGGGCGCCGACTTCGCGGGCGTCGAGCAGTACGAGTTCGACCGCATCCTCACCTTCGAGTTCGAGCGCGAGGACCAGAACACGACGCTCGTCGCGGAGCTGTTCGGCCAGGGCAACGTCGCCGCGCTCGACGAGACGGGCGAGGTGATCGGGGCGCTGTCGACGGTGCGGCTCAAGTCCCGCACCGTTGCGCCCGGCTCGCAGTACGAGTACCCGGCCTCGCGGCTCAACCCGCTCGACGTGAGCCGCGGCGCCTTCGACCGCCACATGCGCGAGTCGGACAGCGACGTCGTCCGGACGCTCGCCACGCAGCTGAACCTCGGCGGCCTGTACGCCGAGGAGGTGTGTACCCGGGCCGGCGTGCCGAAGGAGACGCCGATCGAGGAGGCGACCGACGACCAGCTCGGGGCGCTCCACGACGCGCTCGCCCGGATCGACGAGCGGCTCCGCTCGGGCGACGTCGACCCCCGCGTGTACGAGGAGGAACTGTCCGGCGACGAGGCGGACGACCGCGACCCCCGCGTCGTCGACGTGACGCCGTTCCCGCTCGCCGAGCACGAGGGCCTGCCGAGCGTCGGGTTCGACTCCTTCAACGCCGCCGTCGACGAGTACTTCCACCGGCTGGGGAGCGAGGAGACCGACGACGGCGAGGCTCCGGCGGACGCGAGCGCATCCCGCCCGGACTTCGAGGAGGAAATCGCCAAACAGGAGCGGATCATCGAACAGCAGAAGGGAGCGATCGAAGGGTTCGAGGAGCAGGCGCAGGCGGAGCGGGAGCGCGCGGAGCTGCTGTACGCCCACTACGACCTCGTCGACGAGGTGATCTCGACGGTGCGCGAGGCCCGCGCAAACGAGGTGCCGTGGGACGAGATAGCCGAGACCCTCGACGCCGGCGCGGAGCGAGGCATTCCGGCCGCTGAGGCGGTCGTCGACGTCAACGGCGGCGAGGGCACGGTGACGGTCGAGCTCGAAGAGGAGGGCGACGACGGGGGGACGGTGACGGTCGAACTCGACGCGAGCGAGGGCGTCGAGGTCAACGCCGACCGCCTCTACCGGGAGGCGAAGCGCGTCGAGGAGAAGAAGGCGGGCGCGCAGGAGGCGATCGAGTCGACCCGTGAGGAGCTGGAGGCCGTCAAAGAGCGCAAGCGGGAGTGGGAGGAGCAGCAGGCGGCCGACGACGGAGGTGATGGCGACGGGGGGAACGGCGAGGACGAGGAGGACGACGAGGAGTACGAGACGGACTGGCTTGCCCGCTCCTCGATCCCGATCCGGAGCCCGGACGACTGGTTCGAGCGGTTCCGCTGGTTCCACACCTCCACCGGCTACCTCGTCATCGGCGGGCGCAACGCCGACCAGAACGAGGAGCTGGTGAAGAAGTACATGGGGAAACACGACCGGTTCTTCCACACGCAGGCGCACGGGGGGCCGGTGACCCTGTTGAAGGCGTCCGGTCCGTCGGAGTCGGCCGACCCGGTCGATTTCTCGGAGGAGACGCTGCGGGAGGCCGCCCAGTTCGCCGTCTCGTACTCGTCGGACTGGAAGGACGGCCGCGGCGCGGGCGACGCGTACATGGTCGAGCCTGACCAGGTGTCGAAGACGCCCGAGAGCGGCGAGTACATCGAGAAGGGGAGCTTCGTGATCCGCGGCGACCGCACCTACTTCGAGGACGTCGCCTGCCGGATCGCGGTCGGCGTCCAGTGTGAGCCGGTCACCCGCGCCATCGGCGGGCCGCCGTCGGCGATCGTCGATCGCGCGGCCGCGCACATCACCTTCGAGCCGGGGATGTACGCGCAGAACGACGCCGCGATGATGGCCTACCGGAACCTCAAAAAGCGGTTCAACGACCAGTCGTTCGTCCGCAAGGTTGCCAGCGCGGACCAGCTTCAGGAGTTCCTCCCACCGGGCGGCTCTGACATCGTCGACTGA
- a CDS encoding phosphate-starvation-inducible PsiE family protein produces the protein MADSSPTDPSDGPSESDRTPNPSVAKTRGDRVSDATNRFIHGVELAAAALFALLFGIGVVDLAIQIAESVPTGEITDPNTVIGFIETGLLLLIIVEVYETVVAYIEQSDTRRIVRLVIYTGVIAMVRKVIIFRTTEYPSTQDALFAAVSYTIIIGGLVALLYVERSVGSSLVPNAE, from the coding sequence ATGGCAGACTCGTCTCCGACCGACCCGTCAGACGGGCCGTCCGAGTCGGACCGGACGCCGAACCCGTCAGTCGCGAAGACGCGCGGCGACCGCGTCTCCGACGCGACGAACCGCTTCATCCACGGCGTCGAGCTGGCCGCCGCGGCGCTGTTCGCGCTCCTGTTTGGCATCGGCGTCGTGGACCTCGCCATCCAGATCGCCGAATCCGTCCCCACCGGCGAGATAACGGACCCGAACACGGTCATCGGGTTCATCGAGACGGGCCTGCTCCTGCTCATCATCGTCGAGGTGTACGAGACGGTCGTCGCCTACATCGAGCAGAGCGACACCCGGCGGATCGTCAGGCTGGTGATCTACACCGGCGTCATCGCGATGGTCCGGAAGGTGATCATCTTCCGCACCACGGAATACCCCTCGACGCAGGACGCGCTGTTCGCCGCGGTGTCGTACACCATCATCATCGGCGGGCTCGTGGCGCTCCTCTACGTCGAGCGGTCCGTCGGGTCCTCGCTGGTCCCGAACGCGGAGTGA
- a CDS encoding DMT family transporter: MNLRNLLSTPESILAAFVLLATLWGTSFVAIEAGLHYFPPLLFAGVRYAIAGAIVLGVAAVASGRTMPRGRDEWLGVAVAGTFVIAAYHGLLYVAELRISGGVAAVVVSLAPVLTAVFAAILLPNERLGPFEIGGFALGILGVIVIADPMEAGLGSAALFGVALAFAGAVAFSLGAVLLRPLRTDLPIAALQGWAMVSGAGLLFVGAALLGESPAAIVWNATSIVSLSYLTLLSGVVAFLIYFALLDEVGPAQLHLVGYAEPVVAAVGSWVLLGNLIEAEAILGFVAILAGFLVLERHEIAAYVGVEDAFRAH; this comes from the coding sequence ATGAACTTGCGGAACCTCCTCTCTACTCCCGAATCGATCCTCGCGGCGTTCGTCCTCCTCGCGACGCTGTGGGGCACCTCCTTCGTCGCCATCGAGGCCGGGTTACACTACTTCCCGCCGCTTTTGTTCGCCGGCGTCCGCTACGCGATCGCCGGCGCGATCGTGTTGGGCGTCGCCGCGGTCGCCTCCGGCAGAACGATGCCCCGAGGCCGCGACGAGTGGCTCGGGGTAGCCGTCGCCGGGACCTTCGTGATCGCCGCGTACCACGGGCTCCTCTACGTTGCGGAGCTCCGCATCTCGGGCGGGGTCGCCGCCGTGGTCGTGAGCCTCGCGCCGGTGTTGACCGCCGTGTTCGCGGCCATCCTCCTCCCGAACGAGCGCCTCGGTCCCTTCGAGATCGGCGGGTTCGCCCTCGGAATCCTCGGCGTGATCGTGATCGCCGACCCGATGGAAGCCGGACTCGGGAGCGCCGCCCTGTTCGGCGTCGCGCTCGCGTTCGCCGGCGCGGTCGCCTTCTCGCTGGGCGCCGTGCTGCTCCGCCCGCTGCGGACCGACCTCCCGATCGCCGCGCTCCAGGGGTGGGCGATGGTCTCGGGCGCCGGACTCCTGTTCGTCGGCGCCGCCCTGCTCGGCGAGTCGCCCGCGGCGATCGTCTGGAACGCGACGTCGATCGTGTCGCTGTCGTATCTCACGCTGCTGTCGGGCGTCGTCGCGTTCCTGATCTACTTCGCGCTGCTCGACGAGGTCGGACCGGCCCAGCTCCACCTCGTCGGCTACGCGGAGCCGGTCGTCGCCGCGGTCGGGAGCTGGGTCCTGCTCGGCAACCTGATCGAGGCGGAGGCGATCCTCGGCTTCGTCGCGATCCTCGCCGGCTTCCTCGTCTTGGAGCGCCACGAGATCGCCGCCTACGTCGGCGTCGAGGACGCGTTCCGGGCGCACTGA
- a CDS encoding DUF5820 family protein, whose amino-acid sequence MSFESLPEGWRVWNEEPSGRAILVYRPDVFGSGDLPDECLPTIYLTNGARNARPGSGQYATEEWHVVLFLEPEVEAVSETYESREAGAAGAVDVAERFVAGEVDYRGAYQVPREDYFTRLDEFVGGEEPA is encoded by the coding sequence ATGAGCTTCGAATCGCTGCCGGAGGGGTGGCGGGTGTGGAACGAGGAGCCCAGCGGGCGGGCGATCCTCGTCTACCGCCCCGACGTCTTCGGGAGCGGCGACCTCCCCGACGAGTGTCTCCCGACTATCTACCTGACGAACGGCGCTCGGAACGCGCGTCCCGGCTCCGGTCAGTACGCGACCGAGGAGTGGCACGTCGTTCTCTTCTTGGAGCCCGAGGTCGAGGCTGTCTCTGAGACCTACGAGAGCCGCGAGGCGGGCGCGGCCGGCGCGGTCGACGTCGCCGAGCGGTTCGTCGCGGGCGAGGTGGACTACCGGGGCGCGTATCAGGTGCCGCGGGAGGACTACTTCACGCGCCTCGACGAGTTCGTCGGCGGCGAGGAGCCGGCGTGA
- a CDS encoding halocyanin domain-containing protein, with protein MTRNADAAEDDAASMSRRGFFRAGAAGAAVAAGVAAGSGTAAAQYDGWLEGVSNYDGTHDYRGQDEVTVEVGAGENGLRFGPAAILIDPGATVVWEWTGAGGNHNVVASDETFDSGSPVGEEGSTFEYTFEDASDGDAFNYLCEPHEAVGMKGVVAVGSVDDDLVDPQAEGGSGEGGSGESGGGGSGNGGLSASDIGTLALGFGFAGALLVPLFYAAHQMAERNA; from the coding sequence ATGACACGGAACGCCGACGCTGCCGAGGACGACGCCGCGTCGATGAGCCGCCGCGGGTTCTTCCGCGCCGGGGCCGCCGGGGCGGCGGTCGCCGCGGGCGTCGCGGCCGGAAGCGGGACCGCGGCCGCCCAGTACGACGGGTGGCTGGAGGGCGTCAGCAACTACGACGGCACCCACGACTACCGCGGGCAAGACGAGGTCACCGTCGAGGTCGGCGCGGGCGAGAACGGACTCCGATTCGGCCCCGCCGCGATCCTCATCGACCCGGGCGCGACCGTCGTCTGGGAGTGGACGGGCGCGGGCGGCAATCACAATGTCGTCGCGAGCGACGAGACCTTCGACAGCGGGTCGCCGGTCGGCGAGGAGGGGTCGACCTTCGAGTACACCTTCGAGGACGCGAGCGACGGCGACGCGTTCAACTACCTCTGCGAGCCGCACGAGGCGGTGGGAATGAAAGGCGTCGTCGCGGTCGGCTCCGTCGACGACGACCTCGTCGATCCGCAGGCGGAGGGCGGGTCCGGTGAGGGCGGCTCCGGCGAGAGCGGAGGCGGCGGAAGCGGAAACGGCGGCCTCTCCGCGAGCGACATCGGGACGCTGGCGCTCGGCTTCGGCTTCGCCGGCGCGCTGCTCGTCCCGCTGTTCTACGCGGCCCACCAGATGGCCGAGCGGAACGCGTAG
- a CDS encoding 2Fe-2S iron-sulfur cluster-binding protein, producing the protein MRDGDRGGGGNSGEAGDDRPAGGSETVPLVVVDGDERVELDIERGRNLRRVLLDAGVSPYTAATRRLNCGGRGLCATCGVRVREGPSADHWHDRLADRFGYPRLSCQIAVDRPMTVALVDKRVWGGRRSDGRDEENPEGSR; encoded by the coding sequence ATGAGGGACGGCGACCGCGGTGGTGGCGGCAACAGCGGCGAAGCCGGCGACGATCGGCCCGCCGGCGGCTCCGAGACGGTCCCGCTCGTCGTCGTCGACGGCGACGAGCGCGTCGAACTCGACATCGAACGCGGTCGCAACCTCCGGCGGGTCCTACTCGACGCCGGGGTGTCGCCGTACACGGCCGCGACCCGTCGCCTCAACTGCGGCGGGCGGGGGCTCTGCGCCACCTGCGGCGTCCGCGTCCGGGAGGGGCCGTCGGCCGACCACTGGCACGACCGGCTCGCCGACCGGTTCGGGTACCCGCGGCTCTCCTGTCAGATCGCGGTGGACCGCCCCATGACCGTGGCGCTGGTCGACAAGCGCGTGTGGGGCGGACGTCGGTCCGACGGACGGGACGAGGAGAATCCGGAAGGCAGCCGCTGA
- a CDS encoding S8 family peptidase, producing the protein MLNVTKRDVLKVSGSLIGGIAAGTTVTAAERTDRFIVSTKGKADLSDLTVVHEMPGINYSVVRGDESAVKRSVKSYEADVQIELDSPGVNDDVPTLDEADYEGPNDVLQWDKIDQNVPEAHETTEGEGTRVAVIDSGVLETHPDLEGPLNLDLSRNFTDDGGDHNPVGGDDHGTHVAGIVAADNGGGTGVNGTAPKTDLVDCRVFSAGDGASFGDILAAVVYSANIDADVANLSLGAYPVPRQANGQFYGKVLNSAMTYANKEGTLLVIAAGNDSADLQHDKNLISLPNEGAQAVSVASTGPIGYGLSFDLDDVNSPAESPAVYTNYGTNAVTLGAPGGDYDLSIGDPVGGVPAYAYDLVFNTVFSVETDEDGESEQVPGYGWKAGTSMAAPNVAGAAALVKSANPDYNANQVEAALKKAAEVPDDYGKEYYGAGYLNVVDAL; encoded by the coding sequence ATGCTCAACGTTACCAAGCGTGACGTTCTCAAGGTGAGCGGATCGCTGATCGGCGGGATAGCGGCCGGAACGACGGTCACGGCCGCGGAGCGGACCGATCGGTTCATCGTCTCGACGAAGGGCAAGGCCGACCTGAGCGACCTGACGGTCGTCCACGAGATGCCCGGGATCAACTACTCTGTCGTCCGAGGCGACGAGTCGGCGGTAAAGCGGTCGGTCAAGAGCTACGAGGCGGACGTACAGATCGAACTCGACTCGCCGGGCGTGAACGACGACGTTCCAACGCTCGATGAGGCCGACTACGAGGGCCCCAACGATGTCCTACAGTGGGACAAAATCGACCAAAACGTCCCAGAAGCTCACGAGACAACCGAAGGCGAAGGGACACGGGTCGCCGTAATCGACTCGGGCGTACTCGAAACGCACCCCGATCTGGAGGGACCCCTGAACCTCGACCTCTCCCGGAACTTCACCGACGACGGCGGCGACCACAACCCCGTCGGCGGCGACGATCACGGGACGCACGTCGCCGGTATCGTCGCCGCGGACAACGGCGGCGGGACCGGTGTCAACGGGACCGCCCCGAAGACCGACCTCGTCGACTGTCGGGTGTTCTCGGCGGGAGACGGTGCGTCGTTCGGTGACATCCTCGCGGCGGTCGTCTACAGCGCGAACATCGACGCGGACGTGGCGAACCTCTCGCTGGGGGCGTATCCCGTGCCGCGACAGGCGAACGGGCAGTTCTACGGAAAGGTCCTCAACAGCGCGATGACGTACGCAAATAAGGAGGGGACGCTGCTCGTCATCGCTGCCGGCAACGACAGCGCCGATCTCCAGCACGATAAGAACCTCATCAGCCTCCCGAACGAGGGCGCGCAGGCGGTGTCGGTCGCCTCTACCGGCCCGATCGGCTACGGCCTCTCGTTCGACCTCGACGACGTGAACAGCCCCGCGGAGAGCCCGGCGGTCTACACCAACTACGGGACCAACGCGGTCACGCTGGGCGCTCCCGGCGGCGACTACGATCTCTCCATAGGGGATCCGGTCGGTGGCGTCCCGGCGTACGCGTACGACCTCGTGTTCAACACGGTGTTCTCGGTAGAAACAGACGAGGACGGCGAATCAGAGCAGGTCCCAGGATACGGCTGGAAGGCCGGAACCTCGATGGCGGCGCCGAACGTCGCGGGCGCGGCGGCCCTCGTCAAATCGGCGAATCCGGATTACAACGCGAACCAGGTCGAGGCCGCGCTGAAGAAGGCCGCCGAGGTGCCCGACGACTACGGGAAGGAGTACTACGGCGCCGGCTACCTCAACGTCGTCGACGCACTCTGA
- a CDS encoding Lrp/AsnC family transcriptional regulator has protein sequence MDERDVRLLKAISDLGTGSPERLHEETGIPVSTIHYRLNNLREDGVIENDLYDLDHEALGLGVTVIVEVLASYEGPYEEFAEELLAVEGVTEAFFTMGETDFVVLARLSSSDTVERLISDFEAIPEVERTNSTFTIAALRDEPRAPATYDLDTLIEELTD, from the coding sequence ATGGACGAGCGCGACGTGCGGCTGTTGAAGGCCATCTCCGATCTCGGCACCGGGAGCCCGGAGCGACTCCACGAGGAGACCGGGATCCCGGTGTCGACGATCCACTACCGGCTGAACAACCTCCGCGAGGACGGCGTCATCGAGAACGACCTGTACGACCTCGACCACGAGGCGCTCGGGCTCGGCGTCACCGTCATCGTCGAGGTGCTCGCGAGCTACGAGGGGCCCTACGAGGAGTTCGCGGAGGAGCTGCTGGCGGTCGAGGGCGTCACGGAGGCGTTCTTCACGATGGGCGAGACGGACTTCGTCGTCCTCGCGCGGCTCTCCTCGTCGGACACCGTCGAGCGGCTGATCAGCGACTTCGAGGCAATCCCGGAGGTCGAGCGCACGAACTCGACGTTCACCATCGCGGCGCTGCGCGACGAGCCGCGCGCGCCGGCGACGTACGACCTTGACACGCTGATCGAGGAGCTGACGGACTGA